In Dama dama isolate Ldn47 chromosome 9, ASM3311817v1, whole genome shotgun sequence, the following proteins share a genomic window:
- the DDA1 gene encoding DET1- and DDB1-associated protein 1, whose amino-acid sequence MADFLKGLPVYNKSNFSRFHADSVCKASNRRPSVYLPTREYPSEQIIVTEKTNILLRYLHQQWDKKNAAKKRDQEQVDLEGESSAPPRKVARTDSPDMHEDT is encoded by the exons ATG GCAGATTTTCTGAAAGGACTGCCTGTCTACAACAAAAGCAATTTTAGTAGATTTCATGCTGACTCTGTGTGCAAAGCCTCG AACCGACGTCCCTCAGTCTACCTGCCCACTAGGGAGTACCCGTCTGAACAGA TCATCgtgacagaaaaaacaaacatcctTTTGCGCTACCTACATCAGCAATGGGACAAAAAG AACGCCGCCAAGAAGAGAGACCAGGAGCAGGTGGATCTAGAGGGCGAGAGCTCGGCGCCGCCCCGCAAGGTCGCGCGGACCGACAGCCCGGACATGCACGAGGACACTTAA